The Puniceicoccus vermicola DNA segment TGGTCACCGGGTTGCCGTTTACTCTGCACAGGGGCACAATGTTGAACTCATGTCTGAAGCCGGCTACGACATCACCGATTGGTTGGTGTTGGACGGTCCCAATGTGATCGCCGTCGAAGTGACAGGCGGGAAGGGGATACTCTCCGGACTCTGCGGGACCGCATGGCTGGGCACTGAGAAAACACTCGATCCATTTATCGATCTCAATGGTACTTGGGAGTGCATTATGGCCGATCAGCAGACCACAAAGGAAATTTCCATCCCCGGGGCACCTTCAGGACGCTTTCTTCGGAGGACTTTTTCGGTCCCCGCGGATTGGGAGGGGCGGGAGGTGTTTGTGCAACTCGTGACGCCGTCTCCTTGGTGTAGTGCAGTTGTTGTCAACGGGAAGGCGAAATCAAAGAACTATGCTTTCAGTCCCTTTAGCACACGGCTTGAGCTCAATGTCACTGAATTGCTTGAACCGGGACAGGAGAACGTTATCGAACTCTGGCATCTTTACACAATACCAGTGAATTGGCGCGGAAAAGAGTGGAACTGGCCAAGCGAATCCGCATTACCTATTAAGAGTATACGCATTGGATGTGTAGACTGATGTAGAATGAAGCCCAAAAACAAATATAGTCATGCCGAGTTGGTCCGGTTGCTGGCCGAAATGGTTCATGGACGGAAAGCAGGTGACCGTTTAAACAATGACCGTGAACTGGCGACGCGTTTCGGTGTGAGTAATGTCACGATCCGTGCGGCAATGATGGAACTCGTCAGGGATGGATTGGTCATCCGCCGGGATCGTTCGGGCACCTATGTCGCGGACATCTCTCAGCGCCAGCATGTGGCGATTGTCGTAAGCCAGGAGATCTTGCGCTCGCAACGCATGCCATTTCACAACCGTGCGACAATGTCGATCATGAGTGAGCTCAATCGGATCGATCAGGCCTACAAGCTTTATATGATTCCGATATCGGGGAAGGATTTGGTTGGTGTTGAATGGCCACATCAAGACCAAGTCGACCAGTCCGGACTGACTACCAGTATTGAGCGCAATGAAATTCGGGGTCTTGTCTGTGTCGGCATCGGTAATAATAACGGCTGGATTGACCAGTTGCGCTTGAGAGACGCGCCAGTGGTTGCTCTCAGTGGAGATCCCACCAACCGTCACCGTTTCACATTTCGGATTGAAGACTATATCCGTTATGCGGTTCGCTATCTGGCGAATTTCGGGCGCAAAAAAATAGCCTATCTCGGATGGTGGCAACCCCAACGGAGAAATGAGGGGCATGCCGATCCTTCTCTTTCCGCTTTTCGTGATGAACTGACCAAATGTGGACTTTCTTTTCATGAGGAATGGGTCAACAATCTGGTCAACCCGAATATTGCCAGTGCCGGTTGGCTGGCCTTTCGCGATCTTTGGATTTCACGTCCCGATGAGAAACCGGATGCGCTTATCTGTATGGACGATTTGATTTTCGCGAGTGCTTCATCTGCCATGTTGGCGGCTGGTATCCGTGTGCCGCGCGAGCTGCAAATTGTAACTCACTGGAATAAAGGCTCGGGCTTGCTATGTCCGTATCCGGTCGCTCGATTCGAATACGATGCCAGCCAAGTTGGCCCACTGATTTGTGAACTGCTGGCAGAGTGTCTTGAAAATCCGAAACTTGATCCGCAAGTCCGGCTACTGCGTGCGGAATGGTTTACAGAAGGGCAGTTTCCAGAGGTTCATGAAAACCTTTACGAAGGGCTCGTTGATTTCGGTCCCGGGATGGAACTTCCCTGATTTTTCGGTTTATACTTCAATGGAACTTGGATAGGGGAACTAAGCATCTAAACTCGTAGCATCCCGCCGTGAGGCGGATGACAGGTGAGACAAGTAGCTAAGGCCCTTAACGGGTCATCGGCCTCACGTCCGATGCTACCAGAAATAGCATCCATTCTGTCTTATCTAAATGCCATTGCGGTTTATACCTACTTCTGCGTTGGAGGTTCTTTGATTTAATGAAATAACTTATAAAAGATTAGAAATTAAAGAATGAGATACAAGTCTCTAGCTCCGATTCTATTGATTTTAATTTCCGTATGCCCGGTATGGGCACTTGAGACTTCATGTGTTGTTGCTTGTCTGGGCGATAGTATTACGGCTGGAGCGACGCTGGAAAAGCGTATCGAGCAATCTTATCCCGGGCAACTGCAGGTCCTATTGGGTGAGACATGTAGAGTTGATAATCTCGGTGTCTATGGCCGTACGCTTATGTCCTTGGACGGGCAGGCGTATCTCGAAACGGGGCGCGTCGAGTATGCAATCAACAAGCAACCTAATGTGGTCGTAATCATGCTTGGGACGAATGATGCCAAGCCGGATAACTGGAAAAGCCAGACTGCTCGCTTTGAATCGGATTATCGGATTCTGCTTTCAAAGCTACAGTCCGGAATTCCAAAGGCACGCATCTTTCTTTGTCTGCCGCCTCACGCTTGGGCTCCAAATAAAGTTCAGAATGATGCACTTGAAGCACAGTTGCCAATTATCCGTAGGATTGCCGAGGAGAATGGTTGTGGCTTGATTGATATTCGCACTGTAACGGCTGATTTGAGTGAACATTTCAAAGATGGCATTCATCCGGATGTCGAGGCGTCGTTTCGAATCGCGGAGGCGGTTTACCAAGTCTTGTGTGATGCTGGCGCGCTGCCTTCGGCTTCAGACTTATAAAAACTTCAGCTTACTTTTCTCATGCTGACAGAATTCAAGAATTCCATTCCTTTGAGTCCCCAGGGCTTCGGCCTTAGTTTGAATCACTATGTATCCGGTCGGATTGCTGCCGCAGTCGCAGGTCATGGTGGGCTGACTTCGGTGGGTTACCACGGTCGCCAACCGCACAAGAAGAGTTTGTTTTTCAGAGCATCCGAAGTTTCAGGTTTCGGTAAATTGGCCCGGATGCAGGTTCTGATTGATGACGATGCCTATTACCTGGAATTCGAGCGAACAGAACATTATCCCTTCGGGTATCGTTCGGAGTGTAGGCTCAACAGTGTGCATTTACAGCACGACTTGGTTCTCGATCAGAATACGCTCTTTCAACGGGTCAAGGTTTTGTCGAATCCCAAGGATTCTTCCGTGAGGGCACGCTTGTTGTTGCACGGGCACCTCTTGGTGGATGCCGAGGGAAGGGATGTCGGTGATATTACGAATGATCACTTTGGCCATTTTCATCTGAAGGTGACCGATTCCGATGGGCAGCAATTGGTGCTGAATGAAATTTCCATTGGGGCTTCGATGCCAGTCCAGTCAGACTCGCGGCACGGCAGGTTCAAAAACTACATGGAAACAACGGAAGCTTCGGAGGAGATGATTTTCTATCTGGCTTTCAATCAGGAACCCGAGGCGTGCGAGTGTGCGCTGCGCATGAATCGCCAGATCCATTCTTACGAGCAATCGATGTATGATGGATTGCGTTTCGATACGGGAAATCCTGCGCTCGACTCTGCCTTGGGAAACTGTGTTCCGACCGTCTGTTCGCTGACGCTGACAGATCGCCCGGGGGCAATCAAGGCTTCTCAAAGTTACTGGATTTGGGGCTGGGACAGCATGGTGCATGCCGAAGCTTATCTGTGGAGTGGACATGAGAATATTGTGCGTGAGATGCTCGATTTTTATCGTGAGACTGCTGACTCAGAGAAGGGAGTCGCTCACGCCCTGAACAGCAATTTCAATCTGCACTATGCGATGGCCCCAAGTGCTCAATGCCTCTATGTGGTCATGTTGCATAACTACTACGCCGCAACTGGAGATGAGGCGACCTTGGCGCATCATTTGCCCTTTGCCAAAAGTATCGTTGAGCTGGCCGGCCAAGCCCGTTCGAAGCATAATACCTTAAGCACTGGCTTGGGCTTTTATCCTGATTTTCCACAGCTATTGGAACAGACAGAAAACGACATCAGTTTAATCAATAATTCGCTCTATCTTCAAGCCCTTTGCGCAATGCAGGCCCTCTGTGGGGGGCAGTATCAGAGCGAGAGCGAAGCGGTTCGTTCGGATCTGGAACGCGTGCTTTGGGACGACGAGCTGGGCTACTGGATTGATTCGGTTGCGGAGGTGGATCTGAAACCACGTTGTTATTATCCGCTATACGGTCAGCTCTATGTATCGCCGTTTGGGGCTGAGCCTCGCGCAGATGATTGCTTGCGGATCAGCCAGTTCATGCGCACGCATTATCGCTTTGAGCGCGGACTTTACATGTATCCGCCATCCATGAGGGGTTTCATGGCGGACGGCAACCAACTTGGGGCCTATTACCCCTCGATCGACCGCTATTACTGGAATATCATGAATCGCAGTGGTGAATCGGCTGCGATCGACGAATTCGAGCAGATCGTAACGAGCTTCTGGGCGGAACATACCTATCCGGAAGGTTTGACGCATGAGACTGCTAACGTGGACCCTGCGACGGATAATCCTGGCGGGAAGCAGGCATTCGCCGCGAAAAGCTGGTTGTGTGATGCCATTGAACTCAACTTGGGACTTCGGGTCTATGTCGATGGTTTCAGTCTGAAACCGTTGTCCGATTCGCGGCCATTCCGCCTATATAACCTGACACTTCGTGGCAAGCGAATCGATTTCGAGCGTATTCCAAGCGCAGCCGAAGCAAAGTTGGTGCTGAATGGTCAAGCGGTGGAAAGCCATTTCATCACGTGGGATCAATTAAACGAAGGTGATAATCGGATTCGTATATATGTGAAAATAGAATTGGCTACAAGCTGAAGCCCTTTGTTTATGTCTCAACAAATACAATATCCTGAAATAATCTTCCGTGAAAACATCGAGTGGTGCCGCTCTTGGGTGCCCGATTCGAATGTGATCGAATTAGACAAACCCCGCGTCTTGTTGATCGGGGATTCGATTGTCATGGGCTATGGTCCGAAGGTTGCTGAGGTGATGGGGGAGTCAGCTTCAATCGCCTATGTCGGCACGTCGCGTTTTCCTGCTGATCCTGCTTATCTTGAGGAAATCAGTCTCGTGCTTCGGCATACTCGATTTGACATCATTCATTTTAACAACGGTCTTCACGGTTGGGACTACGATGAACCGATCTATGCGAAATACCTGGAGCAGGTGCTCGATACGCTGCGTGCCCAGACACCGGATGCCCAATGGGCCTTGGCGACGAGCACGCCGGTGCGGGAGAAAGGAAATTTGGGGCAACTACACGAGCGCAATGGACGAGTGATCGAGCGCAATGAAAGTATTCGCCAATTGGCCCTCAATGAGGCGCATCCATTGACCGATCTCTATGAGCTAATGAAGGGACGGCCGGAGCACTATGCTGAGGATGGGACGCATTATGAACTGAGCGGCCAGCAGTTGCAGGCGGAAGCGGTTGCTGAGACTTTGAGGGCGCTAATTGATATCTAGGTTTAATAATCGTCGAAACTTGTTTGAGACGATTGATCTGATGAGAAGATGGCTCAATCGATCATCTCGCCGACGATGAAAATCGCTCCGGCATGCCAGACGTGGGGGGTATACTTTTCAGGGTGCTTGTCAAAATCATCGCGATTGCGTTCGAAGAGGATTTCCCGCTTGTCGAGCTGCGTGTCCAGCACACGGATCGAGACTTCATGAACCGTATCGGAGAGGTTGTAGCCTACGCCTAGACGGGATAGACGCTGATACGTGCAGTAGCCGTCCATGCGCTTTTTCGTGGTAACCTTTCCGTCGACTGTGATTTCTACTTCGCAGCCATCGAGGGGGGGGGATTGGGATGCCGGATGGCGTTTCCGGGGGATGCACCAGTTTGGCATGAACATGTCGGAGTTGGATGCTTTGCTGGTCTGCTTGGGGAATTGCGGTGGTGCTGCGGCCTGGCCCTGCCTGCTTCATAAGTTGAAGACCCTGCCGGAGGAAGCCGAGTTCTCACATGTTCGAGCACTCACGATGTCGATTGAGTCGCTGTATGCGCGTTGCCCGAATGGGGACGTGGCGCCTATCGTTGCGTCTATTCTCGATCGGGAAGGCTACCAAGGGCATGTGCAATTGGATGTGTCGGATGCACAATCAGCATTAAGCGAGAATATTAATGAGAATCGAGTCCGCGATGACACCTTACGTGAGTTACATCTGGCCCGCCTACTTTTTCATTGCGGAGATCATGGTCAGCGTGGGGAAGTCTTGCTCAGGCAATACGCAAAGGATTGTCGTGGGCACTTTGCCCGTCACGCGAACGCTCTCTTGTCCCGCTAAGGCTTCCGGCGCGAGTGGCGCTGATACATAGTGTCTAGTAGGTATACCTACCATTTGGGGGTGGCATGCGTTCTATATTGTTTCCCCATATAGGAATCGAAAGCTAAAGTCAGTGAAGGTGCACCGAAGAAAAAGTTTCGCTTCAAGAGTAAACTCTATTCGCTCGACAGTGAGGTGATCGACTTGTGCGCTTCGATGTTCGATTAGGCAAAGTTCTTTTCTACCAAGGGCGCAGCCAAGCTGCACCTGTTCCATGATTATGATGGCTGTCTCCGTGCTATTCCAGGATAACTCAGGATGGTGGTGCCTTCGGTCCAATATCCTTCCACGAGCATGGCGTAGGAATGCTCGGGGATCCCGTAGGCGCTGCGCAGCAGGTTCGTATGCAAGCGGTCCACGGCTGTGGCGCCGATGTCCCGCAGGTTCTGGTTGATCGCGGCTATGTGGGGGCTTTCGGTGCTGAACTTGCTGTAGCAGACTACGCCGAGGTCTTCAGGTGCTTTCAACTTACGTTCATCCAAGAGTCCCATAATGGTATAGTCGCTATCGGTAATCAGGGCATCCGGCTTACAGGTATCATACCAAGTCCAGAATTCTGAGGATGAAAAATTATGCTGGAGCAGGGGCGGTAACATGCTTTCTCTGTTGTTCCGGTATTGGTCACCCAAGTAAGCGTCGTAAGCGGCGTGCCGCAGGCGTGAGCTGGAATTGCGCAGGAGTAGGCCGATGCGTTTGTAGCCCCGTTCGCGCATCTTCCGCAGTGCCATCTGCATGGCATTATGGTGGTCGAAGGCGACGTAATCCAGTTTCGGGCTCGCCATCGAAGTTCCGATAGCCACGGCCGAAAAGTATTTCCAAGTGAGGTCCAAGTGCCCCTCTTCTTTGGGTAGCGGAGCAATTAGCAGCCCTTTGATGCCACGATTGAACAAGATTGAACTGGCTTTGCGTAGCGTGCACCCATGCTCTCTCAACCAATAGGAGATTACCTCGTAGCCATACTCCAGTCCTCGTTTTTTCGCTCCGATGAAAAACTCATTCGCGAAGTCCCATTCCGGTGCATTTTTGACCGGATAGTTGGTGACGTAAGCCAGTTGAGCGTACGAGTTGGCGGGGCGGGTGCGACGTCGATAATCCGCCAGAGCCGACATCGCTGGGTCGGGGTGATAGCCCATCTTTTTGGCGCATGCCTGGATTTTCTTTCGTGTTTCCTCGGAGACGCCTGGCATCCCGCGCAAGGCGATCGATACCAGCATTGTGGAAACGCCGACTTCGGCGGCGATATCTTTTTGGCGTACGCGTCTCGGGGAGGCCATATGTTTAGGATTCTTAAAGCTGCAGGGTGTGTGTGTGGGGGGGGGGGGGAGCGGTATAGGGGTTCTAACTGATAAAGTAGTATCACTGTTGTCAATCACGAAGGAATATCTGATAGTGTACTATGTCCTTATCGGTCGTCTGTCTTTTTGTCAGATCGCGTTATCGCATACTATGGTTGCTGTTGGCTCCTTGGTTTACTTGCTATTCTGCATATCAACATTTAGGGACGGTCGAGACGCTTGATAATGGTGTGGTCTCCCTGGGGGTTGCCTTGGATATCGGGCGAATAGTCTCTTTCAAGTGGCATGAAGCGCATGATTGGATTGTGGCCTTCGATCAGGAAACCATTCCTTCCTGGCACTGGCATCCGTGGGGGGGCGCTCGTGTTTGGCCGACCGCTCAGCACCTGAATCTCCAAATCTACGGGAACGATGGCTTTGACCCTGTGATTGATGGTCAGCCGTGGGAATTAATTTCGAAGACGGCAACGAGTTTGGAAATGCGGAGCGGATTCAGCCCGGAGCTCGGGCTTCGTATCAGCCATAAAATTGAACTGGTTCCAGAGGGGGCTGAAGTGCGGCACAGCTACGTCGTCGAGCGACTGGCTGAGAGTGTGTATCCTGTTCATGTCTGGGCAGTGACCGGTGTGCGGGCGGGCGATTATATCTTAATGGAATCGGTCGACCCGTCGAAGACGCATAAGATTGGTCAAGCCTACAAACGCTGGCCGGGGGTCTATCCGGAAAAGCCTGATGTGTCTCACATTACTGACACAAATATTCTGAAATTATCATGGTCGAAAAGTTCTGAGCAGAAAATCGGAAGCTATGGCCATTGGATTGCTATGGTCCACGGTCGTCAGGCATTCTGTCAAAGCATTCTCTACCAGCCCGATGCACTCTATCTGGAGCATAGTAATTTACAGGCTTACTTCAATACCGAGCGGGCGACTTACGAACTTGAAACGATCAGCCCCTCATGGAACTTGCAGAAGGGAGAGCGTCGGCAATGGACCGTGCACTGGAAGCTTGTTGATTTTCCGGAAGGCGTTCAAACGGTGGATTCTATCGTGGGCTATTTAGATGCACAGATGGCGCCTGAATGAGCCTAATTGTTAAAGTTTGCCGTTTGTTGCAGAAAGACTTCAGTGCTTGTTTTGTCTAAGGCGCATTAACTTGATCTCCTTTGTTGCAGGCTCAGGTCCATACAGGAATTCCTCCTTCGAATGCCCATGAAATACCTCAAATGTAATGTCCTATTTTTGCGGATATGTCTTGCGCCTTTGTGCTATCTGACTGCTTTTCAAATAGTTCAGGCAAACAAAATATATGCTCAGTCAGATCGTGACTCGAGCCCCGCTGGCACAGCTTCAGAATGGACAACTGTCCCACTCGGCGGTGGTGGTTATGTGACTGGCTTGGCGAGTAACAGGGACGGCAGTGCGATTTACTGCCGCACGGATGTGGGAGGAGCCTTCCGCTGGTCACCCGATCCCGGGGATCCGCAAGGCAATGGCACCTGGATATCAATCAGTGACTACATGGTTCCATTTGGCACGCCGGATGCCGACAAGCTGATGGGGGTTGAATCAATCGCGACGGATTCCAGTAATCTGGACCGCGTCTATGTGGGGGCCGGGAATAAAATCTTTGTATCCGATGATCAGGGGAGCACCTGGACTGAAATTTTATCGGGTCTGTCGATGCAGCCAAACTCCGGATCCACTCGTTTCCTGGGCGAGCGGCTTGCCGTTGATCCGAACGATCCGAATACGATCTGGTATGGCTCGGTTAAAGATGGATTGCAAAAGGGCGTGAAGTCCGCTGGCACCTGGAGCTGGTCCACGGTTCCATCGAGCTCAGTGCCCTTTGGGGTGCCGTCATCCGTTGGCGTCGATTACGGGGTGACCTTCGTGATTTGTGATGCCAACGGCGGCAGCACAATTACTTACGCCGGAGTCTTTGATCCCGGATCCAGTCCAACAACGGGTGGGGTGTATCGAACGACAGATGGCACCAATTGGACTAAGGTTTCCATGTCTTCGGGTAGTTTCAACACGCCGCGCCGGGCACAGATCTCCAGTAATGGAACGCTTTATATCACCGGTGGCGGTGAGGGCGTTTTCAAGCTGCCACGTGGTGGATCGATCAGCGCAATCACTCCTTCAGTATCCGATCCCTACTTCAATGGTGTGGCCGTGGATCCGAATGACAGCACGGGCAATATTGTTTACGTTGCGGACAAGGCCTCGAAGAAGTTGTGGCGTTCCGTGGATGGTGGCGCGAACTGGTCTGAGCAGTCCTCTTATAACGGCACACGTGAAGAGCCGGACGGCACACCGACCTTGAATGGTTATTGGTTTGGTAATACTTCGTCATTGCTGATCAATCCTGCGGATTCGAATGAGCTCTGGCTCTCGGATTTCTTTGGCGTGGCGCGCACGCGTGATGCTCAGAATCTCGGTGGATCCGGATCGACTTGGTATATGCTGCAACATGGGCAGGATGAAACGGTGGTCATGGACATCCTGAATGCACCGACAGGGCCGAGATTGGTGACTGCTCTCGCTGATGTCACTGGTTTCTACTACTATGATACCAGCGTTCGCCCGACAGGCGCCGATGGCGGCAAATTGACGAATCCATCCGGAGCCAATACCACGAGCCTCGATTTTAGTGAAGCAGATCACGATGTTTGGGTGCGTGCATGGCACGGGAACCACGGGAACGGGAGCGGTGGCTATTCCAGCGATGCCGGGCAAAGCTGGTTGCTCTTCGGACAGATTGCCCAGCAGAACATCGACAGCGGTGCTGCGGGCTGGGAGAGTTGGGATCTCAGCACCTACCTCGCCTCACAGCAGGCCAAGGGCGTTTCTACAGTGACATTGGTTATCGCCTCAGATAGTGCGACGAATTTTACGAGTGCCCATGTCGCTTTCTCTTCGAATGAGGCGGCAGATAGCAGCTTGCGTCCACAGTTAGTGATCAACGGGGCCACCGGAAGTCCATACGCCGCAACCGCGGATGCCTTTGTCGTTGGATCCTCATCCAACAAGGGCAATAACTTCGGGACATCTGACCTTCTCAAGGTTTCACATACTTATACGACGAATACCACAAGTGATCACCAGGTTTACATGAAGTTCGATCTGAGTGCCATGCCGACAATCCGCTCTGCGACATTAAAGCTGCATCGACTCAGTGCCAGCGAGGGGATCGAATACAGGGTCGGGGTATTTGCTTGCGCGGATACGACTTGGACAGAAACCGGTATCACTTGGAACAACCGTCCGCTGACCTATGCGAGTAGCAATTCGTCTCGAAATCCATTTGCCGAGCCTCGTTACAAAACTGGCACCGGTGTGAGTCTTGCCGGAGGGCGTGTGGCGGCTTCATCCACCGATCCGGATAAGCTCGTTTGGCTTCCCGTGGGCACGAGCAATCGCGCTTTCTACAGTCATGATCGAGGCGTGACCTGGACACAGTCCACGGGTGGGCCCAATTCTGAAATTACCGGTGTTTATACCAATGGAAATAGCACTGACATTTCCGGGCAGCCGATCGCAGCCGACCGTGTGAATGGCGATTTCTACATGGCCAATTTCGGGAGCTCCGAGCATAAAATCTACAAAAGCACAGACGACGGTGCGACCTGGACTCTGGCCTCAAGCATCACCAACGGATGGACCTACAATATGCGGACACCTCAAATTGTGGCTGCACCCGCCTCACCATCCAATCCTTCGGGAGGAGATGTATGGGTATGTGACGATTCCGACTACAATCATAATGCAGGCGGGCTTTGGCGTTCGACTGACGGCGCGGCAACCTGGTCAAAATTGAGTGGCGTGACGAAGGTATCTGCGGTGAGCTTCGGCAAATCGAGTTCCGGCACGGGCTATGCCGTTTATATTTATGGCAAAGTAGGCTCTGAGCTCGGCGTGTATCAATCCGAAGATTATGGTGCCACTTGGACTCAATTGGCAGATCCGACGATCGCCAGATTCTCAGTGCTGGCAGGTGACCGTCAAAATGCGAACAGTGTTTTTCTCGGAACGGACGGTCGAGGCGTCTTTCAATACTGACCTCATTTGATTGGGGTTCGTTTATTCCTGGCTGCCGGGCCGAGTTGCTCGCCAAGTGACTCGGCCTTTTTGTAGGAGCCGAAGACTTGTTTGTAGCGTCTCTAACTGATAAAGTTTGTGTGTGCTTGTTGCTTCATGTCGAATCGCTAAATTCCGGTGCATTCTGACACCCGGAGGATTCAACCCCCATATTCTCTGATTCCCCAATGCCTCCTCCAAAAGGTATTCATAAAGGTCTGAGATCATATTCTATTAATGCTAAATCCACGTTTCAATTTTCAACGATTGTCTCTGCGAGCTGTGTTTGCCCTCACGGCAATTTTTATGATTTGTATCAGCGCGTTCGCAACGAATGAGTCCATCGAAAGTGAGTGGGAGCAAACCGGCTGGGGCGGGGGTGGCTATTATTATGCGGCGGCCTTTCATCCCAGCAAGCCGGGTGTGATCTATTTGGCCGGTGATGTGGCTGGAGTGTATAAAACAGAAGACTATGGCCGGCGATATTCCTTACAACCATCCACAAGTTCTGCGCTTCAATCCCGCGACCAATGAGCTGTGGGCGGGCTATGTCGGCCCTTATAAAATTAAGCAGTAGCCGCGAACACTGACAGCATATGAAAAACAAATTGTGGAGTGCTGAGAATGAATATCTCTCAGTCGTGGTTCATTCGGATGCTTCCGTAATCATCTACGATAAGGTCAATGGTGAGACTTGGTGCATGGGTGCAGCGGCCTTGCAGGAAGCTGGACCGATCAACGAAGGGCATGTCTGGTTGCGAACCGAGCGTTCTATCTGTGAGCAGTTTCCGGGACGTTTTCGCGGTGAGCGCGAGGGTGAGTCCTGTCGTTTCACCTTACTAGGTAGGGAAGGGGAGCCACTCGGCGATTTTCGCTGCCGCTTTGTGCTCGATGGTTCGTGGTTCGATTGTCAGGTGGTCGACATCGATGAGGCGCTGCCCAGTTTGGTTTTTCCCACGCCCATTGAATCGGAAAGTCTGGTCGTGCCGCAAGGTGTGGGACGCTGGATTAAGAAGCCGCTAAGCCAGCGTCACTTTTGGGTCTTCCCCGCACACCTTTCGATGCGCTGGTTTGGTGGCCTGCGTGGACGGCATGGCTGGATTGCTGTGGTCGATCAAGGTTACCAAGACGCCGGTGTGATGGCCGCCAATATGACCGCCACCACCGGTTGGTTCAAGTCGATGAATCGCTGGCAAGGCCAACGTTCCGTGCGCTTTCGATTTGTTGAAGGTAACTATGTTGAATTGGCCAAAGTCTTCCGTTCTTACGCAAAGGCAAAAGGCTTGTTCCGTTCGCTGGTTGAAAAGGCACAAACGACGCCAGCCTTGGTCAATATGATTGGCAGTCGCGCCTTGTTCCTGTGGCAATGCCGGACCATCCATCCAGAATGTCGCGAAGATCGCATGCAGCCATCATTGGAAGGTGAACAGTCGCCTTACTTAAAAGTGCATCAGACTCATGAAGCGTGCATTGATATGGTCGAGGCCGTAAAGGACGCAGGCATGACCCGTGGGTTGGTTACATTATGTGGTTGGATCAACGGAGGTTACGATGAATCGCACCCCGATGTTTGGCCGCCTGAGCCCGCTCTTGGTTCGATCGACAGCTTAAAGAAACTGCTCTCGCAGCCTGATCCGCTGACGGTGGCTTTACATGATAATTACCAGGACATTTATAAACAGTCGCCAAGTTGGCCAGAAGGTGTCGTTCGTATGCCTAATGACATGCCTATGCCAGGCGGTTATTGGGCCGGTGGACAGGCTT contains these protein-coding regions:
- a CDS encoding DUF5696 domain-containing protein gives rise to the protein MKNKLWSAENEYLSVVVHSDASVIIYDKVNGETWCMGAAALQEAGPINEGHVWLRTERSICEQFPGRFRGEREGESCRFTLLGREGEPLGDFRCRFVLDGSWFDCQVVDIDEALPSLVFPTPIESESLVVPQGVGRWIKKPLSQRHFWVFPAHLSMRWFGGLRGRHGWIAVVDQGYQDAGVMAANMTATTGWFKSMNRWQGQRSVRFRFVEGNYVELAKVFRSYAKAKGLFRSLVEKAQTTPALVNMIGSRALFLWQCRTIHPECREDRMQPSLEGEQSPYLKVHQTHEACIDMVEAVKDAGMTRGLVTLCGWINGGYDESHPDVWPPEPALGSIDSLKKLLSQPDPLTVALHDNYQDIYKQSPSWPEGVVRMPNDMPMPGGYWAGGQAYILNSKNSLDYLKRNWEHIGKLPVRAVYCDTTTAVQFYESYEPGNEQTRSQDEAGKLELLRFYKEQAVVLGSEGASDFSVAHIDFLLPFDQERVAGETIPLWGLVYHDTIIRYTVSNAIESSAGDLRKQWLAQMVWGHQMRWYSASKDEWEQSRTAFSESFYVDDWLERVATSEMVSHRFLSDEVEETVFDNGLTLRVNFSSEDYEHSGVNVPALGYRISEDPQ